The following coding sequences are from one Osmia bicornis bicornis chromosome 2, iOsmBic2.1, whole genome shotgun sequence window:
- the LOC114878913 gene encoding uncharacterized protein LOC114878913, whose translation MHGIPLPRIGEQFFALSSGCLYRKNSMRLINELCYGLYVQEYPNTSIRRAGLKISCLLTDSTRLNVPLFSRSYDFESQTLPSTVRSACTKHNQYDNRACFTNSSFTPPCTAY comes from the exons atgcatg GTATACCTTTGCCCAGGATTGGTGAACAATTTTTCGCGTTATCGTCCGGATGTCTATACAGGAAAAATTCAATGCGGTTGATAAACGAGCTGTGCTATGGTTTATATGTTCAAGAATATCCAAACACATCTATCCGAAGAGCAGGATTAAAAATCTCCTGTCTACTCACag ATTCAACAAGACTCAACGTGCCTTTGTTCTCGAGGAGTTATGATTTTGAGTCCCAGACGCTTCCAAGCACAGTTAGATCTGCATGTACAAAACACAATCAGTATGACAATCGTGCCTGTTTTACCAATTCGTCTTTTACCCCACCTTGCACAGCCTATTGA
- the LOC114878783 gene encoding uncharacterized protein LOC114878783 codes for MFIKFFTFLLLLAIVSSMSIHTGYRRSYEPDLSEARKCIPDANYYDGCNWCTCYEGGFIGCTRKGCQTYNAETGRFETPKELPPPDNFWEKNESN; via the exons ATGTTCATTAAATTCTTTACGTTTCTTTTGCTGCTCGCCATCGTTAGCTCGATGAGCATCCACACGGGCTACAGAAGATCTTACGAACCTGATTTATCTGAAG CAAGGAAATGTATACCGGATGCAAATTACTATGATGGATGCAATTGGTGCACCTGTTATGAAGGAGGATTTATCGGCTGCACTCGGAAAGGGTGTCAAACATACAATGCCGAAACTGGCAGGTTTGAAACACCCAAAGAGTTACCACCCCCAGACAATTTCTGGGAAAAGAATGAATCTAATTAA